The sequence ACCACGCGGCTGACGCCGAGATGGCCGAATTGCGCGTTCGCCATCCAGCCGGCGCCGACCAGCAGCGCCACCATGGCGGCGATGCGCAGCCGCCGGGTCCAGCGGGCGCGGGCGAGCGCCCCCTGCAGCCGCCGCGCGGCTTCCGCCGTCGCCAGCCGCGCCGTGGCGGTGGAGGCCGCGCGCGGTGTCTCGGCGAGGGCGAGGCGCAGTTCGTCGCGGATGCGCAGATCGCCCATCACCCGCGAGGCGGCGGCGGGGTTGGCGCTGAGATAGGCTTCCACGTCGATGCGCCGCGCCACGCCGAGCTGGTCGTCGACATAGGCCTGCAGATCGTCGCCGGAGACGGGATCAACGGGTTGGCTCATCCGTACCTCCTACGATGCGCAGGCGCGCCGGGCCTTCCCCCGCGCCGCCCTCTTCCATCGCCCGCAGCGTCGCGCGGGCGCGCGACAGGCGTGACATCAGCGTGCCCTGGGGAATGCCGAGCGTGGCGGCGGCTTCGGCATAGCCGAGCCCCTCAATGGCGACGAGATGAAGCGCGGCGCGCTGTTCCTCCGGCAGGGCCATGAAGGCGCCGCGCACCTGGGCGAGGCGCAGACGGTGCTCCTGTGCCGGCGCGGCGCTGGTCTCGGCGAGGTCGAGGCTGTCGGCCTCGCGCCGCGCCTCGGCGACGCGCGAGCGGCGGCGGTCGATGAACACATTGTGCAGCACCGAGAGCAGCCAGCCGCGCAGCCGCGCCCCGCCCCCGGCCTCGCCGCCCCGGCTTCCGCCGCCTTTGCCCGTGCCGGCAGCGGCGGGCTCGGCATCGAAGCTGCCGCGCCGCTCATAGGCCCGGACCAGTGCGTCATGCACCAGGTCCTCGGCCTCGACATCGTCGCGCGTCAGCGAACGCGCATAGCGCCGCATGACGCCGAGCTGGGCCGGCACGTCGAAGGTGGTGTCGTCGCGCTTCATGTCCCGTATACGGAGCCGTTGGCGGGCCTATTCCCAGCATCCTGCGAAAAATTCCGCCGCATCCCTCTCTATCGCAGCGCCGGGCCAAGGGCCGTTCATTTCGGCGAAAGCGGCACCCTGCCGCGTGCTGCAGCGCACCCATGCAAAGCGGGGGGAGGCCCCCTTCCGCCCGCGCGCTTGTCGGCGGCGCCGCCCCGGCCTAACTGGGCCGGCGACAGGGCCGGCCGTCGGCGTGGCAGGGGTGAGGACGATGCCGCAAATGACGGACGAAATGCCGGGCGAGAGGACGGGTCTTCCCGCGTCCGGCCTGCTGCGGGGCGCCGTCCGCCGCCCGGCAGGGCGGGAGCGCGCGGGAGCGCGCATTCCGTGAGCCCCGACGCCGCTTCCCCGCCCCATGGGCGCACGCCCTTCATCATTGGTCTCGGCGTGGCGCAGCTCTGCTCCTGGGGCAGCCTCTATTACAGCTTTCCGCAGATCGCGCAGGCGATGGGCGAGGATCTCGGCTGGTCCAAGGCGGAGCTTTACGGCGCGGCGACGCTCGGCCTCGCGCTGGCGGGGCTCGCCGCCTATCCCGTCGGCGCGGCGATCGACCGCGGCCATGGCCGGGCGATCATGGCCGGCGCCTCGCTGCTGGCGGGGCTGCTGCTGGCGCTGTGGTCGCAGGTCGAGAGCCACGGCCTGTTCTATGTCGCAGTGGCGGGGATCGGCGCGGTGCAGGCGGCGACGCTCTATGAGCCGGCCTTCGCCGTCGTCGCCCGGCGCGCCGGCGCGCTGAATGCCCGCCCCGGCATCACCGCCCTCACCTTGTGGGGCGGCTTCTCCTCCACCGTCTTCATTCCGCTGATCCAGGTGCTGCTGCAGGGCTTCGGCTGGCGCGGCACGCTGCTGGCGCTGGCGGCGATCAATATCGGCCTGTGCGCGACGATGAATTTCCTCGCCGCCGGCGGCGGGCGGGAGCGCCCGCCGGCCCGCCCCACCCCCGCGGGGACACCGCGTTCGGTGATCGGCGGGGTGATCCGCCGGCCGGTGTTCTGGGCGCTGGCGGTGGCCTTCACCGCCTATGCCGCGATGTTTTCCGGCTTCACCTTCCACATGTACCCGCTGCTGGTGGAGCGCGGCTTCGACACCGCCGCCGTGGTGAGCGCCATCGCCGTCATCGGCCCGGCGCAGGTGGCCGGGCGCATCCTCGTCACCCTGCTGGCGCCGCGCGCGCCGGTGCGGGTGGTGGGCTCGGTGATCGTCGCGGTGTTCCCGCTCGCCTTCCTGGCGCTGGAACTGATCCCGCCGGATTTCGCCTATGTCGCGCTGTTCGCCCTCGCCTATGGCTCGGTCAACGGCATCATCACCATCGTGCGCGGGCTGGTGGTTCCGGAGCTGCTCACCCGCCGGGCCTATGGCGCGGTGAATGGCGCGCTCTCGGTGCCGGCGACGTTCTCGCGCGCCCTGGCCCCCGCCGGCATGGCCATGCTGTGGACCGCCACCGGCTCCTATGACGCGGTGCTGTTCGCGGTGATCGCCCTCGCCGCGCTGCTGGCGGCGGGTTTCTGGTGCGCGGCCGCGCTGGCCCGGCCGCTGGAGGACGAGGATTAGCCGGCGAATATGCCTGTGGCGCCGTCCCAGATGAGCTTCAACGAAATCAGCAGCAGCGCCCCCATCACCAGCCGGTAGAACAGCTTTTCCGGCAGGCGGCGGGTGAGCCAGACCCCGGCGAAGGTCGCCGCCACCGCCACCGGCAGCAGCAGCGCGGTGACGGTGAGATTGGCCGGGTTGAGCTGGCCCAGCGCAGCATAGGGAATGAGCTTGAGCGCGTTGATGGCGGCGAAGGTGAGCGTCGTCGTGCCGGCATAGACCATTTTCGGCAGGCGCTGCGGCAGCACATACATCTGGTAGGGCGGAGCGCCGCCATGGCTGACGAAGCTGGTGAAGCCCGTCACCGTGCCCCACAACAGCCCGCGCGGCACATCGGCCGGCCGCGCCGCCGCCCCTGCCCCGCCCAGCCAGCGGATGAGGCAGAAGGCAAGGCCGATGGCGCCGACGATCAGCATCACTTCCGCATCGGTCACCAGCGAGGCGGTGGCCCAGCCAATGCCGATGCCGAATGTGGCGGCGGGAATGAGGATGGCGAGGTTGCGCCCGGAAAATTCGCGCCGATATGCCCACACGCCGAACATGTCGCTGACGACATAGACCGGCAGCAGCAGGCCGGCGGCGGTGACCGGCGACATCAGCAGCGCCAGCGTCGGCACGGCGAGCGAGCCGATCATCGGCACGCCGCCCTTGCCCATGCCGACAAAGAAGGCCGCGAGGCCGGCGGCAAGGGCGAAAGCGGGATCGGGTACGAACATCAGGCGGGCCGGGAAAGAAACGGAGGAGGGCGAACACCCTCCTCCTCACGCTGACGGCACGGCGCCGCCTGTTGCTGCTATCGGCTCAGCCGCCGGCCGAGGCTCAGGCCGCCTTGGCGCCGTCGAGCCGCTTGGCGACGAGGCCGCGCAGGGTGCGCAAATCCTTGACGAAGTGGCGGATGCCGTCGGAGAGCTTCTCCGTCGCCATCTGGTCCTCGTTGAGGGCGAAGCGGAACGCCTTCTCGTCGAGATGCAGCCGCTCCGGCGCGCCCTCGGTGTTGGCCGGGTCGAGCTTGCGCGGCAGTTCGCCCTCGGCGGCGGCGAGTTCGTCCAGCAGCGAGGGGCCGATGGTCAGGCGGTCGCAGCCCGCCAGCGCCTCGATCTCACCGGTGTTGCGGAAGGAGGCGCCCATGACGACGGTCGGGATGCCGTGCTTCTTGTAATAGGCGTAGATCTGCCGCACCGAGACGACGCCCGGGTCGGTCTCCGAGGTGAAGGGGCCTTCGCCGGCCGCGACGTGCCAGTCGAGGATACGGCCGACGAAGGGCGAGATGAGGAACGCGCCCGCATCCGCCGCCGCCGCCGCCTGGGTGAGCGAGAACAGCAAGGTGAGGTTGCAGTCGATGCCTTCCTTCTGCAGGACTTCCGCCGCGCGGATGCCTTCCCAGGTGGAGGCGATCTTGATCAGGATGCGCTCGCGCCCGACGCCGCGCTCCTCATAGGAGGCGATGAAGGCGCGCGCCTTGGCGAGGGTGGCCTGCGTGTCGAAGGACAGGTCGGCATTCACCTCGGTGGAGACGCGACCGGGAACGATCTTCGACAGTTCCGCGCCGAAATTCAGCGCCAGCCGGTCGCAGGTGGCGTCCACCACCGCTTCCGAGGCGCCGCCCTGCCGGCGGCCCCAGTCGATCGCTTCGTCGACGAGGCTGGCATAGGCGGTCATCTCCGCCGCCTTGAGCAGCAGCGTGGGGTTGGTCGTGCAGTCCTGCGGCTTCAGGCGGCGGACCGTCTCGATGTCGCCGGTGTCGGAAACGACGACGGTCATGGCACGCAGTTGGTCGAGCTTGGAGGGCATGGCGCTATCTCTCTTCTCGCGGGAGTGGACCCCGGTGGTCCTGTCCGCAGGCACGGGCGACGGATCAGCTTCGTTGGACCACATTTGGGGCGCTGTCTTCAAGCTGCGCAAGCGATGACACGCATGTGACATTGCAGTGCGCACGATCTTGTCGCGGCGGCGCGAGAGGCGTAAATCTCGACGCCCGGCGTGCGGCCTGGGCCAGCGGGACCTGCCATGGACGATATTCACTACCGCGAATATAAAATCCTGCTCCGCCCGGAGCGCTTCTTCGATCCGCATCAATTCGAGGTCTACTGGCACAAGCTGGGCCTCATCGCGCCCGAGTTCAAGGTCGGGGTGGTGACCAACAAGGACGGCTTCAAGCGCCAGGTGCGCGAAGTGCTCTTCTACGACACGCCGGACTACGACCTCTACCGAAACGCCTTCATCCTGCGCAAGCGCACCTTCTACACCGATGGCTGGCCCGAGCCGGAGCATGAGCTGACCCTCAAGTTCCGTCATCCCGAGCTTGCCGTGGCGGCGGCGGTGGATGTGGTGCCGCATCTGAGCGGCAAGGCGGACATCAAGTTCAAGGAAGAGCTGCTGCCGCTGAAGGACAGCCTGGGCGGTATGCGCTCGCTCTATTCGCATAATTGCGTGCTGCTCAGCCCCGGCATCGTGCTGGACGCCGGGCTGGAGCGCATCACCTCGGTGTTTCCGGAACTGGCGGAACATTGCCCGGCCGACAAGGCGGCGACCATCTCGCTGGTCAACAACCTCCCCGTCGAAGAGGTGCAGGTGAATGTCGGCTCTTTCGATTTCGGCCACGGGCTGATTGCCAAGGCGACCATTTCGGTGTGGCGCGACCGCACGACGGAAAGCGCGATCATCGGCGAATTCGCCTTCCAGGCGAAGTTCGACCGCTATGACGCGCTGCATGCCAAGGCGCTGACGCGCTCGGAGGAGTTCTTCCGCGCGGCGCAGACCCAGGCGCCGGAATGGGTGAAGCTCGGCGCGACCAAGACCGCGCTGGTCTATAATTTCGGCAAGCAGCTCGTGGCCAGTCACGAGGGCTGAACCCGCCGCCGGCGCCTCTCGGGAAACGCCTCGCATGACCCCTTCGCCTCCGCCAGCACCGGGCGCCGCCGCCAGCGAGCCGCCCGCCCCCTATGCGGTGCCGCGCGGCGTGCCGCTGTGGGAGATTTTCGTCACCTTCCTGTTCATCGGCGCCATCAGCTTCGGCGGCGGGGTGGTGGCCTATCTGCGCGCCAGCCTGGTGCTGAAGAAGGGCTGGCTCGACGAGGAGCATTTCCTCTCGGCGCTGGAAATCTCCCAGGCGCTTCCCGGCCTCAACGCCACCAATATGAGCATCATCGTCGGCGACCGGCTGCGCGGCGTGGCCGGCGCCATCGTCGCCTTCATCGGCATGACGCTGCCGGGCGGCAGCATGGTGCTGGCGCTGGGCGTCGCCTATGCCGCCAATGACCACAATCCTTACGTCAATGCCGCGCTCGTCGGCGTCGGCGCGGCGGCGGTGGGCATGCTCTCGGCGGTGACGCTGCAGATCGGCCACAAGCAGCTCGGCGAAATCGTCAACGTCGCCATCATCGCCGCGACCGTGCTGATGGTGAGCTTCCTGCACATCTCGCTGATCTGGGTGCTGCTCACCGTCGGCCCGGTGGCGGTGTTCCTGTTCCGCCCGCGCAAGGGCGCCGACGAAACGGATGCGCACGACCGGAAGGCGCCATGAACGAGAATCTCTCCGTCCTCGGCGTCTTCTCCCTGCTCTCGGTTCTCGCGGTCGGCGGCGGCGCCGCCGTACTGCCGGAAACCAAGGAACTCGTCGTCGGCACCTATCACTGGCTGAACGACGACCAGTTCCGCGACATTTACGGCCTCGGCCAGGTGGTGCCGGGGCCGAACATGCTGATGGTCATCGTCATCGGCTATCACGTCACCGGCTTCATGGGCGCGCTGATGGCCTTTGTCGGCTTCTTCCTGCCGGCGGGGGCGCTGTCCTGGGCCGCCTCGCGCGTGTGGGACCATTTCGAGGGCTCGCCCTGGCGGCGCTCGCTGCAGCAGGGGCTGGCGCCGCTGGTGGTCGGGCTGATGGCCTCGGGCACCATCTCCATCGCCCGCACGGCGATCGACGGCACGCTCACCGTCATCATCGCCTTCGCCGTTTTCGCCGGGGTCTATTGCGTGAAGAAGGTGAACCCGGCGCTGCTGGTGCTCGGCGGCGGGCTGGTGGGGCTGGCCCTGCTCAGCGGCACCGGCGCGGGGATGCCGCCGTCCTGACCCCTCCCGCAGGGGCCGTGCCGGGCGTGCTCAGCCGCGGCGCTCGGGCAGATAGGGACTGACCGCATGGGCGAGGCCCGGCGCCGTCAGGCTCTGCAGCCACACCTTGCCGGGGCCGGAGAGCCGCACCAGGAACAGCCCGTCGCCGCCGAACAGGGCGTTGCGCACCCCGCGCATCGTCGTCAGCTCGAAGGACACGCTTTCCTCGAACAGCCCGACATGGCCGGGATGGACAAGCAATTGCTGGCCCGCCTTCAGCTCATATGTGACCAGTTCGCCGCTCAGCTCGACATAGGCGCTCGCCTGCCCGGCGAGGCGCTGCAGCACGAAGCCCTCGCCGCCGAACACCGCGCCGCCCAGCGTCTGCTGGAAGGCGGTGCTGACCTCGATGCCCGGCGTGCCGCAGACGAAGCCGTGACGATGGGCGAGATAGGCGCGGCCGGGGCTGACCTCGATCTCCACGAAATTGCCCGGCAGCTTGGCGGCGAAGGCGACATTGCCGGGTCCGCGCTCGGCGTGGAATTCGGTCATGAACAGGCCGCCGCCCGAAACGGCCCGGCTCACCAGCCCGAGCAGCCCGCCCGCCCCGCCGCCGGCGGTGGAGGTGGTCAGCACGATGTCGCCGGACATCCAGGAAAGCTGGTCCGGCACGCCGACGATGCGGTCGCCGGCGTCGAGCTGGAGTTCGAGCACGGGTAGCGTGGTGCCGATGATCTTCGAGCGCATGGGTGGCCTCCGGATGGCGCCGCCGCACGCGGCGCGGGATGCGGGAGCCGAGCTTAGGCGAAGCCGCGCCCGCTGTCGCCCGCAGGCGCGGCGCGCACAGGAAATTTGCATTGACGCATGGGGTTACGGCTGGTGCGGCGACAGGCGCGTGATATCCTTGCTCGCTATCATCACCGGATCCCCTCGGGAGTGCTTCATGCGTTATCCCTCCTTCGCCTCCGCCGTCGCGCGGCTGCGCCGGGCGGCGTTTGCCGCTGCCCTGGCTGTCGCCGCCTTCACCGCCGCCGGCCTCGCCAGCGGCACCGCTGAAGCCGGCGTGGTCACGCCCGGCCTCGCCGCCCCGTCGGCCGTCGCCGCCGGCACGCTCGCTCCCTCCGCCGCGCTCACCGAGAATGTGGCCTGGGTCTGCGGCCCGTTCCGCTGCTTCTGGCGCCCGAACTATAATTGGTACGTGCCCCCCTATGCCCGTGGCTGGGGCCCGCCGGTGCGCCCGAACTGCTTCTGGCGCCGCACCTGGGGTGGCGGCTGGGTGCATGTCTGCCCCTGAGGCGGCGTGAAACCCTGCGGGCTCTGCCGCCGCCTTGAGGCGAGCCGCCTTGGGACACAAGCCGGCCCACCTTGTGGCTGATCCACGGAGAAGGGTGCGCGTGCGCGCCCTTTTTTGTCGGTCTCCCGCTCCATCACGATCCCGCCGCTGCGCGGGAGATTCGAGACCCCATGCGCGACGGCTACCGCCCGCTGCTCTTCGCCACCTTCGCCACCCTGATCGCCGGCTTCGTCGATGCCGTCGGCTACGCCCATCTCGGCGGGCTGTTCCTCTCCTTCATGAGCGGCAACAGCACCCGGCTCGGCATTCAACTGGCGCAGGGACATTGGCCGCTGGCGCTGTTCACCGCCTCTGTCATCGCCGGCTTCGTCATCGGCGCCTTTGCCGGCACGCTGATCGCCGATGTGGCGGGCGAATGGAAACTGGTCGCCGTGCTCGGCAGCGAGGTGGTGCTGTTCGTGCTGGCGGCGGTGCTGGCGGGCGGGGATGCGGGAAGGCTGTCGCTGCTGCCGGTCGCGCTCGCCATGGGCATGCAGAACAGCGTGCACCAGGTCATCGCCGGGGCGGATGTCGGCAAGAGCTTCGTCACCGGTGCGCTGTTCGGCGTCGGCCAGGCGCTCGCCCGCTGGGCGCGGCGGCGCGGCGGACCGGTGGAGGCGCTGTCCTATGCCGGTTCCTGGGCGTCCTTCGTCATCGGCGCGGGCATCGGCGCCATGCTGCTGGCGGCGAGCGGGCTGGTCCCCTCGCTGGCGGCCGCCTGCGTGCTGCTGGCCGGCCTCACCGCCATCGCCTTCGCCTTCCATGGCCATTTGCTGCACCCGATCGGGCGCGAGGGTGGCGACTGACCGCGGGCGAGGGAACCGCCCGTGAGGCACCTCGCCGCGACAGTCAGTCCCGTGCGCTGATCTCGCGCTCGCCGCGATGCACGGTGAGCTCTCCCGGCCGCCCGGCTCCGCGCCGGCGGTAGACGCTCGGCCGGCGGTGCTTGAGCGCGCCACGCCGTGCCCGGCGCCCCTGCACCGCGCCGATGATGAGCCGACCGATCATCGCATGGGCGGGCCGGTGGCTGCCATCGGCCAGCGTCACCAGCATCGGCCGGCCGAGCGCCGCGCTCCAGCCGCGCCATTCCGCCACCACGTCGTCAATATGCGGCGCGCTGTAGAGCGTCACCGACAGCGCCGGGTCCGCATGCACGAAGAGCAGGGCGATGCCGTCATCGTCGCCTTCCGGGTCGAGCAGCGCCACGGCGAGGCCGCGATAGGCGGAGAGCGGGCATGCGGCCGTCACCGTCACGCCGGCGAGGCGCCGGCTCAGCCTCACCCCCTCCGGCCCGATCTCGATCTGCCGCACCCCGTCATCCGCGCCGTCGTCGGCGGCGTCGAATCGCAGCGGCCATTCTTCCGGCGCGGTGGGGCGCGCCAGCGCCACATAGGTCTGGCGCGCCGCCTCCGGCCTTGTCTTCAGGTCCAGTCTGTCCTGACGCATCACGCATCTCCCCGCCGATTTTCTGGCTCAGTGGCCTCGGTCGTGGGCACACCCTAGTCGCGACCCCTTGCTCCGCCGCTTAAAGGACATGGTTGAGAGTTTCTTCCCGGCGGGGAATGGCACCTATGCTTGACGATTGCTTGTCGGAATCGCTCGCAATGCCAATATCGCATTTGCAATCCCCGCCTCGTGCGCCTACGTCCCGCGAATGGAAACCATGCCAAGCCTTGCCGCCGATCTGCCCGGTCCCGATCCTCTGGCCGATCCCGCCGTCGCCGCGCGGCATCTGGCCGAGGCGGTGGTCGCCGCCGGGGCGGTGGCGGTGGAGATGTTCCGCGCCGGGGTGAAGAGCTGGTCCAAGCACAATGATTCCCCCGTCACCGAGGCCGACCTCGCCGTCGACGTGATGCTGCGCGAGCGGCTCAGCCTGGTCGGGCCGGATTATGGCTGGCTGTCGGAGGAGACGGTGGACGAACCCTCGCGCCTGTCGCGCCGCCGGGTGTGGATCGTCGACCCCATCGACGGCACCCGGGCTTACATGGCCGGGCACGCCGACTGGTGCGTGGAGGCGGCGCTGGTCGAGGATGGCCGCCCGATCGCCGGCGCCCTGTTCGCCCCCGTCACCGACGAGTTGTTCATGGCGGTGCGCGGCGGCGGGGCGACCCGCAACGGCCGGCCGATCCGCGTCTCCGCCACCGGCGCGCTGGATGGCGCGCGCATTGACGGCCCGGCGCCGTGGCTCGCCCATCTCGACCGCGCCGGTGACTGGCGGCGGGTGGACCGCATCCGTTCGCTCGCCCTGCGCCTCGCCCGAGTCGCCACCGGCGAGCTCGATGCGGCGCTCGCCTCGCCCAACGGTAATGATTGGGACCTTGCCGCCGCGGACCTTTTGGTGCACGAAGCAGGCGGACGGCTGACCACGCTCGACGGCCGTCCGCTCGCCTATAACGCGCCGGTGCCGCGGCATGGGGCGCTGGTTTCCGCCGGCCGCCGGCTGCACCCGGCGCTCATGGCCGTGGCGCGCTGATCGTTCCCGAGCACAGGACGCGACCGGAATGCCCGAGACCACCAGTCCCCAGCTTCTGCACCTTGTCTTCGGCGGCGAGCTCGAAAAGATCGACGGCGTCACCTTCAAGGATCTCGACGCGCTCGACATTGTCGGCGTCTACCCGAACTACGCCACCGCCCATGCGGCGTGGAAGGCCAAGGCGCAGCAGACCGTCGACCAGGCGCAGACGCGCTATTTCATCGTTCATCTCCATCGCCTGCTGGACCCGGACGCCAGCGCGACGACAAGCTGAGCGCCGGCCTTTCCGTATGTGGCGTCGACTGCGCACCTCACCGACGGTCCGCACCGTTCTCGGGCGGAGCATGGCGTCCTATCTGCGTTTCGTCTGGCGGACCCAGCGCGTGGTGATGGAGCCGGCCAATCTCTATGAGCTGGCTGACGCCGAGCTGCCGATGATCCTCACCTTCTGGCACGGGCAGCATTTCCTCACCCCGTTCCTGGTGCGGCCCTATCACCGCGCCAAGGTGATGATCTCGCGCAGCGCCGATGCGGATGTGAACGCCATCGCCGCGGAGGCGCTCGGCATCGGCGCGGTGCGCGGCTCGGGCGCGCAGGGGCGCGATTTCCGCACCAAGGGCGGCTTCAACGCCACGCTGGAAATGATCCGCCACCTGTCCGAGGGCACCAATGTCGCGATGACGGCCGATGTGCCGAAGATCTCGCGCGTGGCCGGGCTGGGCGTCGTCACCATCGCCAAGCATTCCGGGCGGCCGATCTATCCCGTCGCCATCGCCACCTCGCGGCGCATCATCGCCCGTTCCTGGGACAAGTCGGCGATCCACCTGCCCTTCGGCCGCGCCGCCGTGGTCGCCGGAGATGGGGTGCGCGTCGCTGCCGATGCCGGGCCGCAGGAGCTGGAAGCGGCGCGGCGCGAAATTCAGCGCCAGCTCGAAGTCGCCACCGCCCGCGCCGAGGAACTGGTCGGCCGGCCGGAAGAGGCAAGGGCGCTCGCCCGCAAGAGCGCGATCGCCGCCGCCGCGCCCGGG is a genomic window of Ancylobacter sp. IITR112 containing:
- a CDS encoding sigma-70 family RNA polymerase sigma factor produces the protein MKRDDTTFDVPAQLGVMRRYARSLTRDDVEAEDLVHDALVRAYERRGSFDAEPAAAGTGKGGGSRGGEAGGGARLRGWLLSVLHNVFIDRRRSRVAEARREADSLDLAETSAAPAQEHRLRLAQVRGAFMALPEEQRAALHLVAIEGLGYAEAAATLGIPQGTLMSRLSRARATLRAMEEGGAGEGPARLRIVGGTDEPTR
- a CDS encoding MFS transporter translates to MSPDAASPPHGRTPFIIGLGVAQLCSWGSLYYSFPQIAQAMGEDLGWSKAELYGAATLGLALAGLAAYPVGAAIDRGHGRAIMAGASLLAGLLLALWSQVESHGLFYVAVAGIGAVQAATLYEPAFAVVARRAGALNARPGITALTLWGGFSSTVFIPLIQVLLQGFGWRGTLLALAAINIGLCATMNFLAAGGGRERPPARPTPAGTPRSVIGGVIRRPVFWALAVAFTAYAAMFSGFTFHMYPLLVERGFDTAAVVSAIAVIGPAQVAGRILVTLLAPRAPVRVVGSVIVAVFPLAFLALELIPPDFAYVALFALAYGSVNGIITIVRGLVVPELLTRRAYGAVNGALSVPATFSRALAPAGMAMLWTATGSYDAVLFAVIALAALLAAGFWCAAALARPLEDED
- a CDS encoding chromate transporter, translated to MTPSPPPAPGAAASEPPAPYAVPRGVPLWEIFVTFLFIGAISFGGGVVAYLRASLVLKKGWLDEEHFLSALEISQALPGLNATNMSIIVGDRLRGVAGAIVAFIGMTLPGGSMVLALGVAYAANDHNPYVNAALVGVGAAAVGMLSAVTLQIGHKQLGEIVNVAIIAATVLMVSFLHISLIWVLLTVGPVAVFLFRPRKGADETDAHDRKAP
- a CDS encoding chromate transporter, whose translation is MNENLSVLGVFSLLSVLAVGGGAAVLPETKELVVGTYHWLNDDQFRDIYGLGQVVPGPNMLMVIVIGYHVTGFMGALMAFVGFFLPAGALSWAASRVWDHFEGSPWRRSLQQGLAPLVVGLMASGTISIARTAIDGTLTVIIAFAVFAGVYCVKKVNPALLVLGGGLVGLALLSGTGAGMPPS
- a CDS encoding sulfite exporter TauE/SafE family protein, which gives rise to MFVPDPAFALAAGLAAFFVGMGKGGVPMIGSLAVPTLALLMSPVTAAGLLLPVYVVSDMFGVWAYRREFSGRNLAILIPAATFGIGIGWATASLVTDAEVMLIVGAIGLAFCLIRWLGGAGAAARPADVPRGLLWGTVTGFTSFVSHGGAPPYQMYVLPQRLPKMVYAGTTTLTFAAINALKLIPYAALGQLNPANLTVTALLLPVAVAATFAGVWLTRRLPEKLFYRLVMGALLLISLKLIWDGATGIFAG
- a CDS encoding lysophospholipid acyltransferase family protein, with product MASYLRFVWRTQRVVMEPANLYELADAELPMILTFWHGQHFLTPFLVRPYHRAKVMISRSADADVNAIAAEALGIGAVRGSGAQGRDFRTKGGFNATLEMIRHLSEGTNVAMTADVPKISRVAGLGVVTIAKHSGRPIYPVAIATSRRIIARSWDKSAIHLPFGRAAVVAGDGVRVAADAGPQELEAARREIQRQLEVATARAEELVGRPEEARALARKSAIAAAAPGDSAPAASANG
- a CDS encoding DUF6101 family protein encodes the protein MRQDRLDLKTRPEAARQTYVALARPTAPEEWPLRFDAADDGADDGVRQIEIGPEGVRLSRRLAGVTVTAACPLSAYRGLAVALLDPEGDDDGIALLFVHADPALSVTLYSAPHIDDVVAEWRGWSAALGRPMLVTLADGSHRPAHAMIGRLIIGAVQGRRARRGALKHRRPSVYRRRGAGRPGELTVHRGEREISARD
- a CDS encoding DUF4170 domain-containing protein — its product is MPETTSPQLLHLVFGGELEKIDGVTFKDLDALDIVGVYPNYATAHAAWKAKAQQTVDQAQTRYFIVHLHRLLDPDASATTS
- a CDS encoding inositol monophosphatase, whose translation is MPSLAADLPGPDPLADPAVAARHLAEAVVAAGAVAVEMFRAGVKSWSKHNDSPVTEADLAVDVMLRERLSLVGPDYGWLSEETVDEPSRLSRRRVWIVDPIDGTRAYMAGHADWCVEAALVEDGRPIAGALFAPVTDELFMAVRGGGATRNGRPIRVSATGALDGARIDGPAPWLAHLDRAGDWRRVDRIRSLALRLARVATGELDAALASPNGNDWDLAAADLLVHEAGGRLTTLDGRPLAYNAPVPRHGALVSAGRRLHPALMAVAR
- a CDS encoding TIGR00266 family protein produces the protein MRSKIIGTTLPVLELQLDAGDRIVGVPDQLSWMSGDIVLTTSTAGGGAGGLLGLVSRAVSGGGLFMTEFHAERGPGNVAFAAKLPGNFVEIEVSPGRAYLAHRHGFVCGTPGIEVSTAFQQTLGGAVFGGEGFVLQRLAGQASAYVELSGELVTYELKAGQQLLVHPGHVGLFEESVSFELTTMRGVRNALFGGDGLFLVRLSGPGKVWLQSLTAPGLAHAVSPYLPERRG
- a CDS encoding YoaK family protein, encoding MRDGYRPLLFATFATLIAGFVDAVGYAHLGGLFLSFMSGNSTRLGIQLAQGHWPLALFTASVIAGFVIGAFAGTLIADVAGEWKLVAVLGSEVVLFVLAAVLAGGDAGRLSLLPVALAMGMQNSVHQVIAGADVGKSFVTGALFGVGQALARWARRRGGPVEALSYAGSWASFVIGAGIGAMLLAASGLVPSLAAACVLLAGLTAIAFAFHGHLLHPIGREGGD
- the tal gene encoding transaldolase, translating into MPSKLDQLRAMTVVVSDTGDIETVRRLKPQDCTTNPTLLLKAAEMTAYASLVDEAIDWGRRQGGASEAVVDATCDRLALNFGAELSKIVPGRVSTEVNADLSFDTQATLAKARAFIASYEERGVGRERILIKIASTWEGIRAAEVLQKEGIDCNLTLLFSLTQAAAAADAGAFLISPFVGRILDWHVAAGEGPFTSETDPGVVSVRQIYAYYKKHGIPTVVMGASFRNTGEIEALAGCDRLTIGPSLLDELAAAEGELPRKLDPANTEGAPERLHLDEKAFRFALNEDQMATEKLSDGIRHFVKDLRTLRGLVAKRLDGAKAA